The proteins below come from a single Alkalispirillum mobile genomic window:
- a CDS encoding PilZ domain-containing protein, which translates to MNAEELAEELADFWASALKERDWSGRLELMNRIHEQLYKDMEDEGTYRRVSPLFVAAAIGRLGAPQVVSDAQAEIYAQSGDPDHRAAARLWSQFGRAGRAGSAGPAPSERRQAPRRLVDEPSLVWIGEHTIACRLVDLSADGARVAAFGPGLQAGLRVKLAMPDGEVRWAEVVHANNASAGLRFAA; encoded by the coding sequence ATGAATGCAGAGGAACTGGCTGAGGAGTTGGCCGATTTTTGGGCTTCCGCGCTAAAGGAACGGGACTGGTCCGGCAGGCTGGAGTTGATGAACCGGATTCACGAGCAACTGTACAAGGACATGGAGGATGAGGGGACCTATCGGCGTGTTTCGCCCCTGTTCGTCGCGGCGGCCATCGGCCGGCTGGGGGCACCGCAGGTTGTCTCTGACGCCCAGGCCGAAATCTATGCCCAGTCCGGCGATCCGGACCACAGGGCAGCAGCGAGGCTCTGGTCGCAGTTCGGGCGCGCCGGGCGGGCAGGTTCAGCGGGCCCGGCGCCATCGGAGCGGCGGCAGGCGCCGAGGCGCCTGGTCGATGAGCCCAGCTTGGTCTGGATTGGCGAGCACACCATCGCCTGTCGGCTGGTGGACCTCTCTGCCGATGGTGCCCGGGTGGCGGCATTTGGCCCGGGTTTGCAGGCCGGCCTGCGCGTCAAGCTGGCGATGCCGGATGGCGAGGTGCGCTGGGCCGAGGTGGTCCATGCCAATAATGCGAGCGCTGGCCTCCGCTTCGCGGCGTAA